The following coding sequences lie in one Candoia aspera isolate rCanAsp1 chromosome 11, rCanAsp1.hap2, whole genome shotgun sequence genomic window:
- the HSBP1 gene encoding heat shock factor-binding protein 1, whose product MAETDPKTVQDLTAVVQTLLQQMQDKFQTMSDQIIDPLDDMSCRIDDLEKNIADLMTQAGVEELEGENKAPATKASTCQ is encoded by the exons ATGGCGGAGACGGACCCCAAGACCGTTCAGGACCTCACCGCCGTG GTGCAGACCCTCCTGCAACAAATGCAGGACAAGTTCCAAACCATGTCTGATCAAATAATTG ATCCACTTGATGACATGAGCTGCCGCATCGACGACCTGGAGAAGAACATAGCAGATCTCATGACCCAGGCTGGAGTGGAGGAGCTGGAAGGAGAAAACAAGGCGCCGGCCACCAAGGCTTCAA CCTGCCAATAA
- the KCNG4 gene encoding potassium voltage-gated channel subfamily G member 4, translated as MPILSGSREHDYSFASCKSLNHLLPISGVKTPSAKGIHYQRIQRIYCSDQFQTVDLKKEVMINVGGIKYLLPWSTLDEFPSSRLSKLKSCSSYEEITQICDDYDEDTHEFFFDRNPSAFGMIVSFLAAGKLMLLHNMCVLSFQEELKYWGIAESRLENCCFRKLFQKVDELAQVHKEEELQRSKMMSCAQEEETRFGRFRSKLTDMVENPQSGLPGKIFACLSILFVATTAISLCVSTMPDLREEEDRGECSQKCYYIFIIETVCVAWFSLEFCLRFIQAKSKCQFFKGPLNIIDFMAISPYYVSLIVLDDEPTDNDHRPSGNLYLEKVGLVLRVLRALRILYVMRLARHSLGLQTLGLTVRRCAREFGLLILFLCVAVTLFSPLVYLAENESGKVLEFTSIPASYWWAIISMTTVGYGDMVPRSVPGQMVALSSILSGILIMAFPATSIFHTFSHSYAELRKQHKRLHSQITRIKSANMAIERDTLNESESFASDESGSPIKYIYKG; from the exons ATGCCTATTCTCTCTGGAAGCAGAGAACATGACTACAGCTTTGCTTCCTGCAAATCTTTGAACCATCTGCTTCCCATCTCAGGGGTCAAGACTCCGTCTGCCAAAGGGATCCACTACCAAAGGATCCAGAGAATTTACTGCTCAGATCAGTTCCAAACAGTTGATCTAAAGAAGGAGGTCATGATCAATGTTGGTGGCATCAAATACCTCCTACCTTGGAGCACATTGGATGAATTTCCATCCTCTAGGCTGAGCAAATTAAAATCATGCAGCAGCTATGAGGAAATCACCCAGATCTGTGATGACTATGATGAAGACACCCATGAATTCTTCTTTGACCGGAACCCGAGTGCTTTTGGGATGATTGTCAGCTTCCTTGCAGCGGGGAAACTGATGCTTCTCCATAACATGTGTGTCTTGTCCTTCCAGGAAGAGTTGAAATACTGGGGGATTGCAGAGTCAAGGTTAGAGAACTGTTGTTTCCGGAAGCTCTTCCAAAAGGTGGATGAATTAGCACAGGTGCACAAAGAAGAAGAACTGCAGAGGAGCAAGATGATGTCCTGTGCCCAGGAGGAGGAGACCAGATTTGGTCGGTTCAGGAGCAAGCTGACAGACATGGTTGAAAACCCACAGTCGGGACTCCCTGGGAAAATTTTTGCTTGCCTCTCCATTCTCTTTGTGGCAACCACAGCAATAAGCCTTTGTGTCAGCACTATGCcagacctaagagaagaagaagacagg GGTGAATGTTCCCAAAAGTGCTACTACATCTTCATCATAGAGACTGTCTGCGTAGCCTGGTTCTCCCTGGAGTTTTGCCTTCGATTCATCCAAGCCAAGAGCAAGTGTCAATTTTTCAAAGGGCCCTTGAACATTATCGACTTCATGGCCATTTCTCCCTATTATGTCTCCCTCATTGTGCTGGATGACGAACCCACGGACAATGACCACCGGCCAAGTGGGAATCTGTATCTTGAGAAGGTGGGTTTGGTGCTCCGGGTCTTACGGGCACTGAGGATACTGTACGTCATGCGCCTCGCAAGACACTCTTTGGGCTTGCAAACATTAGGTCTCACAGTGCGGAGGTGCGCTCGTGAATTTGGCCTCCTGATCCTCTTTCTGTGCGTTGCCGTTACTCTGTTTTCTCCCCTGGTCTACCTTGCAGAGAATGAATCTGGGAAGGTCCTGGAGTTTACCAGCATCCCGGCCTCCTATTGGTGGGCCATCATCTCCATGACTACAGTGGGGTATGGGGACATGGTCCCAAGGAGTGTTCCAGGCCAGATGGTGGCTCTGAGTAGCATTCTGAGTGGGATCCTAATTATGGCTTTTCCAGCTACCTCCATATTCCACACTTTCTCCCATTCCTACGCGGAGCTGAGGAAACAGCACAAACGACTGCATTCCCAAATCACAAGAATAAAAAGTGCCAACATGGCCATCGAAAGAGATACCTTGAACGAGAGCGAAAGCTTTGCTTCGGATGAAAGTGGATCTCCCATCAAGTACATTTACAAAGGATAA